A stretch of the Luteitalea sp. genome encodes the following:
- the rplC gene encoding 50S ribosomal protein L3 — MVTGIIGKKVGMTQIFDATGAAVPVTVIKAGPCVVVQRKTATVDGYDAVQLGLVEGKPAKVNRPLGGHFKKANVPPARLVREVAAEGDDVVAGTEVVASMFQDGELVDVTGTSRGHGFQGVMKRHGFAGGAASHGSMFHRAPGSIGASSFPSRVLKGMRAPGRMGADRVTVHNLKVVRVDAEKHLLLVRGAVPGARNGYVLIRKAVKPKRVAEPQAEKPKGKR; from the coding sequence ATGGTTACCGGGATTATCGGCAAGAAAGTCGGCATGACCCAGATCTTCGACGCGACGGGGGCGGCCGTTCCCGTGACGGTCATCAAGGCCGGGCCGTGCGTGGTGGTGCAGCGGAAGACAGCGACCGTCGACGGGTACGACGCGGTCCAGCTCGGCCTCGTGGAGGGGAAGCCCGCGAAGGTGAACCGTCCGCTTGGTGGTCACTTCAAGAAGGCCAACGTCCCGCCCGCGCGCCTGGTGCGGGAAGTGGCGGCCGAGGGCGACGACGTCGTGGCAGGGACTGAGGTGGTGGCGTCGATGTTTCAGGACGGCGAGCTCGTCGACGTGACCGGTACCTCGCGCGGCCATGGCTTCCAAGGCGTGATGAAGCGGCACGGTTTTGCCGGTGGTGCCGCATCGCACGGCTCGATGTTTCATCGCGCCCCTGGCTCGATTGGTGCCTCATCGTTTCCATCCCGCGTGTTGAAGGGGATGCGCGCCCCGGGACGAATGGGTGCAGATCGTGTCACGGTGCACAACCTGAAGGTGGTGCGTGTCGATGCGGAGAAGCACTTGTTGCTCGTGCGCGGCGCCGTGCCGGGCGCGCGCAACGGCTACGTGTTGATCCGGAAGGCGGTCAAGCCCAAGCGGGTCGCTGAGCCACAGGCGGAGAAACCGAAGGGAAAGAGGTAG
- the rplW gene encoding 50S ribosomal protein L23, which produces MKLTEVIRRPIVTEKTTRLRESAPVMVLAVARDATKVEIRQAVERLLGARVADVKTMRVQGKIKRQGRFAGRRPAWKKAYVRLRDNEQMPDFLEGA; this is translated from the coding sequence ATGAAGCTCACGGAAGTCATTCGTCGGCCGATCGTCACCGAGAAGACCACGAGACTGCGCGAGAGCGCGCCGGTGATGGTGTTGGCCGTGGCTCGGGATGCCACCAAGGTCGAGATTCGTCAGGCGGTCGAGCGGCTCTTGGGTGCGCGGGTCGCCGACGTGAAGACCATGCGCGTGCAGGGGAAGATCAAGCGGCAGGGGCGGTTTGCCGGGCGCCGGCCCGCCTGGAAGAAAGCGTACGTCCGACTGCGTGACAACGAGCAGATGCCGGACTTCCTGGAAGGCGCGTAG
- the rpsJ gene encoding 30S ribosomal protein S10 yields MFGEKIRIRLKAYDHRVLDQSTTEIVETAKRTGARLAGPVPLPTEKNKWTVLRSPHVDKKSREQFELRTHKRLIDIFEPTSQTVDALMKLDLPAGVDVEIKAFGKEHGK; encoded by the coding sequence ATGTTCGGAGAAAAGATCCGTATCCGCCTGAAGGCGTACGACCACCGCGTGCTGGATCAGTCGACGACGGAGATCGTCGAGACGGCGAAGCGCACGGGCGCGCGTCTGGCTGGACCGGTTCCGCTGCCCACTGAAAAGAACAAGTGGACGGTGCTGCGATCGCCGCACGTGGACAAGAAATCGCGCGAGCAATTCGAGCTTCGCACGCACAAGCGGCTGATCGACATCTTCGAGCCGACGTCGCAAACCGTGGACGCGCTGATGAAGCTCGATTTGCCCGCTGGTGTCGACGTGGAAATCAAGGCGTTTGGCAAAGAACACGGGAAGTAG
- the rplD gene encoding 50S ribosomal protein L4, translating into MTIDVVNTKNEKVGSLELSDEVFGGRVRQDLIWEAVVHEQAERRRGTHKTKERGEVRGSGRKLWRQKGTGRARVSDLRTPIWRKGGTIFGPRPRAYGYALPKKVRRGALRDALAQRLRDGVVVVVEALGVGEVKTKLAAAMLKELGATSKTLLIDVAPDDTLMLSTRNLVGVRLVPANEVSARDVMDSTTVIATRAALERLQAALAVGRPRGGGQQ; encoded by the coding sequence ATGACTATCGACGTCGTGAATACGAAGAACGAGAAGGTCGGCTCCCTCGAGCTCAGCGACGAGGTGTTTGGTGGCCGCGTGCGCCAGGATCTCATCTGGGAGGCCGTCGTTCACGAGCAAGCGGAACGACGGCGCGGGACCCACAAAACGAAGGAGCGGGGCGAGGTTCGCGGCAGCGGGCGAAAGCTGTGGCGTCAGAAGGGCACAGGCCGTGCGCGGGTGAGTGATCTACGGACGCCGATCTGGCGCAAGGGCGGGACGATCTTCGGCCCGCGGCCACGCGCCTACGGGTACGCCCTGCCCAAGAAGGTCCGGAGGGGTGCGCTGCGGGATGCGCTCGCACAGCGATTGCGTGACGGCGTGGTGGTAGTGGTCGAGGCGCTGGGCGTTGGTGAAGTCAAGACGAAGCTGGCCGCGGCCATGCTGAAGGAGCTCGGCGCAACCTCGAAGACCTTGCTGATCGACGTCGCGCCCGATGACACGCTCATGCTCTCCACGCGGAACCTCGTGGGAGTTCGCCTCGTACCGGCCAACGAAGTGTCGGCCCGCGATGTGATGGACAGCACGACCGTCATCGCAACACGCGCCGCGTTGGAGCGATTGCAGGCGGCGTTGGCGGTAGGACGGCCTCGCGGAGGCGGTCAACAGTAG